One Nonomuraea angiospora DNA segment encodes these proteins:
- a CDS encoding PadR family transcriptional regulator → MALDRGSPLALTVLALLRHQPLHPYGIQRLLKQWGKDLVVNVGQRAGLYRTIDRLLEAGLISVRETGRDQQYPERTVYEITAEGTTALLKWLDEMLSTPKQEFPQFPAALANALMLAPEDLAGALERRERAVAETLAWLEAGLAEEPGLPRVTMLEIEYLREVTAAEARWLRGVIDDLRAGRITWSRESLEEAAAERE, encoded by the coding sequence ATGGCTCTCGACCGTGGCTCGCCGCTCGCCCTGACCGTGCTGGCCCTGCTGCGCCACCAGCCGCTGCACCCGTACGGGATCCAGCGCCTGCTCAAGCAGTGGGGCAAGGACCTGGTGGTCAACGTGGGCCAGCGGGCCGGCCTCTACCGGACCATCGACCGGCTGCTGGAGGCCGGCCTGATCAGCGTCCGGGAGACGGGGCGCGACCAGCAGTACCCCGAGCGCACGGTCTACGAGATCACCGCGGAGGGCACGACGGCGCTGCTCAAGTGGCTGGACGAGATGCTGAGCACGCCCAAGCAGGAGTTCCCGCAGTTCCCGGCCGCGCTGGCGAACGCGCTCATGCTCGCGCCGGAGGACCTGGCGGGGGCGCTCGAACGGCGCGAGCGGGCGGTCGCCGAAACCCTGGCCTGGCTGGAGGCGGGCCTGGCGGAGGAGCCCGGGCTCCCGCGCGTCACCATGCTGGAGATCGAATATCTGCGCGAGGTGACGGCCGCGGAGGCCCGGTGGCTGCGCGGGGTCATCGACGACCTGCGGGCCGGGCGGATCACGTGGTCGCGGGAGTCGCTGGAGGAGGCCGCGGCGGAGCGAGAGTGA
- a CDS encoding AI-2E family transporter — MEPWRLLGWIALAAVVGFCLYQVGTIVVAIVVGVFITALVLPPARWLRKRGLSRAPATAIVYVGGLVVAAGLIALLVPPTIDSVEQLRVSFGKVLDNLYKLTHEFGFDPRKLAAQAEQYLSAQGRQIATGALAGVRTAGEIVVGAVVAFVLSVYFVHGGDRLFRWLVELAPPSARPHITETARLAFGVIGRYIRGVAIVGAVEGFLIGMTLWILGVPIALPLAVLTFVGAFLPIVGAFTAGLLSAVVALVAKGWIVMLIVVGVTVAIGQLEGHVLAPQIYGKALALPSAIILIAIAVGSLLWGIVGAFLAAPVTAVIVALLHRPRAEPTPVTLAPPRPPPATPATT; from the coding sequence ATGGAGCCGTGGCGGCTGCTCGGGTGGATCGCGCTGGCGGCGGTGGTCGGCTTCTGCCTTTACCAGGTCGGCACGATCGTCGTGGCGATCGTCGTCGGCGTGTTCATCACGGCGCTGGTGCTGCCCCCGGCCCGCTGGCTCAGGAAGCGCGGGCTGAGCCGGGCGCCGGCCACCGCGATCGTCTACGTCGGCGGGCTCGTGGTGGCCGCGGGGCTGATCGCGCTGCTGGTGCCGCCCACCATCGACAGCGTCGAACAGTTGCGGGTCAGCTTCGGCAAGGTGCTCGACAACCTGTACAAGCTGACCCACGAGTTCGGGTTCGACCCGCGCAAGCTCGCCGCGCAGGCCGAGCAGTACCTGTCCGCCCAGGGCCGCCAGATCGCCACGGGGGCGCTGGCCGGGGTCAGGACGGCGGGCGAGATCGTGGTGGGGGCGGTGGTGGCGTTCGTCCTGTCGGTGTACTTCGTGCATGGCGGTGACCGGCTCTTCCGCTGGCTCGTGGAGCTCGCGCCCCCGTCGGCCAGGCCGCACATCACCGAGACCGCTCGCCTGGCCTTCGGCGTGATCGGCCGCTACATCCGCGGCGTGGCGATCGTGGGCGCGGTGGAGGGGTTCCTGATCGGCATGACGCTGTGGATCCTGGGCGTGCCGATCGCGCTGCCGCTGGCGGTGCTGACGTTCGTGGGGGCGTTCCTGCCGATCGTGGGGGCGTTCACGGCGGGGCTGCTGTCCGCGGTGGTGGCGCTCGTGGCCAAGGGCTGGATCGTGATGCTGATCGTGGTCGGGGTGACCGTGGCGATAGGCCAGCTCGAGGGACACGTGCTGGCGCCGCAGATCTACGGCAAGGCGCTCGCCCTGCCCAGCGCGATCATCCTGATCGCGATCGCGGTGGGCAGCCTGCTCTGGGGGATCGTCGGCGCTTTCCTGGCCGCCCCGGTGACGGCGGTGATCGTGGCCCTGCTGCACAGGCCGCGGGCCGAGCCCACCCCGGTCACTCTCGCTCCGCCGCGGCCTCCTCCAGCGACTCCCGCGACCACGTGA